The following coding sequences lie in one Anabaena sphaerica FACHB-251 genomic window:
- a CDS encoding AAA family ATPase, with protein sequence MARKLAVFNMKGGVAKSTTAYNLAVGLVKFKKQRVLVVDIDPQGNAGAALGIPIWQIDFQLKDVLQHKTPIAQVVVSTASGVDVVPSNILLAEEEIPISGRPGREMLLKKAIAPVLDKYDFVLIDCPPNIGVFAINALMASDGVIIPVDMSYLGLLGIQGIERALALVREQLEHPIAIAGVLATRYDRRNNLSKEVLDALTNHFGDKMFKTVIPETVKIREAPSHGQSIFEYDPNGVGAIAYRDLVNEVYKWQ encoded by the coding sequence GTGGCCCGAAAACTGGCTGTTTTCAATATGAAAGGAGGGGTGGCGAAATCGACCACCGCCTACAACTTGGCTGTGGGTCTGGTCAAGTTTAAAAAACAGCGGGTGTTAGTTGTAGACATCGACCCGCAAGGAAATGCTGGTGCAGCACTGGGTATTCCCATCTGGCAGATTGATTTTCAGCTAAAGGATGTTTTGCAGCACAAGACACCCATAGCACAGGTGGTGGTGTCAACTGCATCTGGTGTAGATGTGGTACCGTCTAACATTTTGCTGGCAGAGGAGGAAATACCGATATCTGGTCGTCCGGGTCGGGAGATGTTACTCAAAAAAGCGATCGCCCCGGTGTTGGATAAGTATGATTTTGTGCTGATAGATTGTCCGCCCAACATTGGCGTGTTTGCTATCAATGCACTCATGGCCAGTGATGGGGTGATTATCCCCGTGGATATGAGCTATTTGGGATTGTTGGGTATTCAAGGAATTGAACGCGCCCTGGCTTTGGTGCGAGAGCAACTGGAGCATCCTATAGCCATAGCAGGGGTGCTGGCAACTCGGTATGACCGCAGGAACAATCTCAGCAAAGAAGTTTTGGATGCCCTGACGAATCATTTTGGTGACAAGATGTTTAAAACCGTGATTCCTGAGACAGTGAAAATCCGGGAAGCTCCTTCTCATGGGCAATCTATTTTTGAGTACGACCCCAATGGGGTGGGTGCTATTGCTTATCGGGATTTAGTGAATGAGGTATACAAATGGCAGTAA